One region of Leptospira bandrabouensis genomic DNA includes:
- a CDS encoding PAS domain-containing hybrid sensor histidine kinase/response regulator yields MQNLIPSEVYSSLILQYLYDAVIVTDLEFRITSWNLAAERIYGYNAKEVIGKSAMTILRTVQNNSTRENRIIELQTNGIWQGEVFQYTKRSERLTILSAVSFLKDKSGQTIGIIAINRDITEENKIKEELVDSEERFRMSFDNAGVGVCILDLNGKFLRVNKKLRSMLGYEEFELIGKRTNEFAYEDDKVLFDSFRDLALSGSKENMIYEKRFFSKEKNILWFEISNTLVKNRDGEPSYFVVHMNDISGRKNAEFHLRSAIKEAERANQAKSEFVANMSHEIRTPLNGVIGFNELLLTTNLDSDQREYVRNAISSAHGLLGIINDVLDISKIEAGKLVLNEVTSNLKQIINDSLGVLRWKANEKGIELRLEEGPGIPEIILIDATRLRQILINLLGNAVKFTEIGGVVLKVNATEISPQKIKLEFAIKDTGIGISEEQKTHLFQSFWQGETNSKRRYGGSGLGLKITKSLLDLMNGKIEIKSEIGVGTEFRFFIECSFGKENVDQDSEGNNEIHKEELSNYRESILSDISPRILIVEDNEMNRELLKRMIQKYIPNSKIIEAVDGLEGVRFFRESLPDLVFMDVQMPNMDGLEAATEIRKQPSGSKIPIVALTAGALYEERKKCFEVGMDQFLTKPIDILALNEILFHYLNRSTLE; encoded by the coding sequence ATGCAAAATTTGATTCCCAGTGAAGTATATTCTTCGCTGATTCTTCAATACTTATATGATGCCGTTATAGTTACGGATCTTGAATTTCGAATCACAAGTTGGAATTTAGCCGCGGAACGTATTTATGGATACAATGCCAAAGAAGTCATAGGCAAATCTGCAATGACTATTTTAAGAACAGTGCAGAATAATTCCACTAGAGAGAATCGTATAATAGAACTTCAGACAAACGGAATTTGGCAAGGAGAGGTATTCCAATACACTAAGCGTTCAGAAAGATTAACAATCCTTTCTGCCGTAAGTTTCTTGAAAGACAAATCTGGCCAAACTATTGGTATCATTGCGATCAATCGTGATATCACAGAAGAAAACAAAATCAAAGAAGAACTCGTCGATAGTGAAGAAAGATTTCGGATGAGTTTTGATAACGCAGGTGTGGGCGTTTGTATTTTGGACTTAAATGGAAAATTCCTCCGTGTTAATAAAAAACTAAGATCTATGTTAGGTTATGAGGAATTTGAACTTATTGGTAAAAGAACAAATGAGTTCGCTTATGAAGACGACAAAGTTTTATTTGATTCTTTTCGAGATTTGGCACTCAGCGGTTCCAAAGAAAATATGATCTATGAAAAGAGGTTTTTTTCAAAAGAGAAAAATATCCTTTGGTTTGAAATCTCAAATACATTAGTAAAAAATAGAGACGGCGAACCTTCGTATTTTGTTGTTCATATGAATGATATTTCTGGCCGTAAAAATGCAGAATTTCATTTGCGTAGCGCAATCAAAGAAGCGGAAAGAGCAAATCAGGCAAAATCAGAATTTGTCGCCAATATGAGTCATGAAATTAGAACTCCGTTGAATGGTGTGATTGGTTTTAATGAATTGTTATTAACTACCAACTTAGATTCGGACCAAAGAGAATATGTCCGTAATGCGATCAGTAGTGCGCATGGCCTACTTGGTATTATCAATGATGTTTTGGATATTTCTAAAATTGAAGCAGGAAAACTAGTTTTAAATGAAGTTACTTCCAACTTAAAACAAATTATTAATGATTCATTAGGTGTTTTGCGATGGAAAGCAAATGAAAAAGGAATCGAATTGAGGTTGGAAGAAGGTCCTGGAATTCCAGAAATTATTTTAATTGATGCCACTAGGTTACGGCAAATACTGATTAACCTTTTAGGAAACGCAGTAAAATTCACAGAAATAGGTGGCGTTGTACTAAAAGTCAATGCAACTGAAATCTCACCTCAAAAAATAAAATTGGAATTCGCCATCAAGGATACGGGGATAGGAATTTCAGAAGAACAGAAAACTCACCTGTTTCAATCCTTTTGGCAAGGTGAAACCAATTCTAAAAGAAGGTATGGAGGATCTGGACTTGGCCTTAAGATCACAAAATCTTTGTTAGATTTAATGAATGGGAAAATTGAGATTAAATCTGAGATAGGAGTTGGAACTGAGTTTCGTTTCTTTATCGAATGCAGTTTTGGAAAAGAGAATGTAGACCAAGATTCTGAAGGTAATAATGAAATCCATAAGGAAGAGTTGTCAAATTACCGAGAGTCAATTCTGTCTGATATCTCTCCCCGTATTTTAATCGTGGAAGATAATGAAATGAACCGTGAACTTCTGAAACGAATGATACAAAAATACATTCCCAATTCTAAAATCATCGAGGCTGTGGATGGACTGGAAGGAGTTCGCTTCTTTCGGGAATCCTTACCCGATTTAGTATTTATGGATGTACAAATGCCTAACATGGATGGTTTGGAGGCAGCAACGGAGATCCGTAAACAGCCTTCGGGTTCGAAAATTCCAATCGTTGCACTGACTGCCGGTGCTTTGTATGAGGAACGAAAAAAATGTTTTGAAGTTGGAATGGATCAATTTTTGACCAAACCGATTGATATCTTAGCACTCAATGAAATTCTATTCCATTATTTGAATCGATCCACACTCGAATAG
- a CDS encoding NRAMP family divalent metal transporter codes for MRRFPFLAYLGPGLLYAGAAVGVSHLVQSTRAGAVYGYGLLFVVIFANLIKYPFFVVGTRYTIITGKSLLDGYEALGRLPVWIFFFISIGTMCIIVATVTLVTSGLFSNLLGISLEPWLLCAIILVFCSLLLAIGKFAALDGLMKWIVVLLTVSTIVAMILSFYAAIPKLETVGKTFSISDLGDVAFLIALMGWMPIPIEAAVWQSDWTLAKKTPDGKLPPMKYAMIDFNIGYIGTTLLAVCFLALGANMMYNTGAEFSSQAVSFASELVKLYTTAIGSWSYPIILIAAFFTMFSTTLTCFDAYPRVVSNASRRLFKPLEKIPTEKLYWYWIAIVGVGSILILMFFRTNMKSLVDFATTVSFLNAPVLALIHHLILFGKEIPKEERPKPWMNLLSWFGILFLFGFSIYYINITFL; via the coding sequence ATGAGACGATTTCCCTTTTTAGCTTATCTTGGTCCTGGACTATTGTATGCCGGTGCCGCCGTTGGTGTTTCTCATCTTGTGCAATCGACTCGGGCGGGAGCTGTCTACGGTTACGGACTCCTCTTTGTTGTGATTTTTGCCAATTTGATCAAGTATCCGTTTTTTGTTGTTGGAACCAGATATACGATTATTACAGGAAAATCGTTGTTAGATGGATACGAAGCATTGGGCCGATTGCCCGTTTGGATTTTTTTCTTCATATCGATCGGAACAATGTGTATCATTGTTGCTACAGTAACACTTGTTACTTCTGGTTTGTTTTCAAATTTACTGGGTATTTCTTTAGAACCTTGGTTACTTTGTGCCATCATATTGGTATTTTGTTCTTTATTACTTGCGATCGGTAAGTTTGCAGCCCTTGACGGACTCATGAAGTGGATAGTGGTTCTTTTAACCGTCTCTACCATTGTTGCGATGATTTTATCTTTTTATGCAGCCATTCCTAAACTGGAAACGGTAGGAAAAACATTTTCTATTTCTGATTTAGGTGACGTTGCTTTTTTAATTGCACTTATGGGTTGGATGCCAATCCCGATTGAAGCGGCCGTATGGCAATCCGACTGGACACTGGCGAAAAAAACTCCCGATGGAAAACTTCCACCAATGAAATATGCAATGATTGATTTTAACATTGGTTATATCGGCACAACATTACTTGCTGTTTGTTTTTTGGCTTTAGGTGCAAACATGATGTACAATACCGGTGCTGAGTTTTCTTCTCAAGCTGTGAGTTTTGCATCTGAGTTAGTTAAATTATATACTACCGCGATTGGATCTTGGTCTTATCCTATCATTCTTATCGCTGCCTTTTTCACTATGTTTTCCACTACGCTTACCTGTTTTGATGCATACCCGCGAGTGGTATCAAATGCAAGTCGTCGTTTATTCAAACCTTTAGAAAAAATTCCGACAGAAAAACTTTACTGGTATTGGATCGCCATCGTGGGTGTGGGTTCTATTTTAATTCTAATGTTTTTTAGAACAAATATGAAGAGTTTGGTGGATTTTGCCACGACAGTCTCTTTTCTAAATGCACCTGTTCTTGCCCTGATCCACCATTTGATTTTATTTGGAAAAGAAATTCCAAAAGAAGAAAGGCCAAAACCGTGGATGAACTTATTATCTTGGTTTGGAATTCTATTTCTCTTTGGTTTTTCCATCTATTATATCAATATCACTTTTCTTTAA
- a CDS encoding Na+/H+ antiporter NhaC family protein, protein MEREKTHSIFFSLSPLLYLTLSILFFRFVWVIPYPHPMALLVAGVLSFLQRRDRKLLFLKSAFRKNFLSVLPAMEILFFVGMLIASWAYTGVLLLMIQTGILFLQPDYFLPSLAIVSAIAAMVSGSSWTTAGTLGVALMGVAEVISFPQAMAAGAIVSGCYFGDKLSPLSDTTNLASSLTHVPIWSHIKHMLKTTCISFGVAIFGFYILNLFVWDANQVYDSTLQSSRILPDITNQISWFKFIPVILVFGSALFKLHIRVSLALGIVSAIAFSVMESGFHFDIVRTLVFGFESHSENEVLDRFLSGGGVVAILPTEILILAAVWFGAVVEGYGYLAEILIQIKNWAKDRSDILLSTMGTAFLLNMVTADQYLSLVIPARAFRSLAEEKGIPEKDISRSLEDSGTITSPLIPWNSCGAFMSTSLGVSVFSFFPFVFFNLFHIILSVTLLLVVKKNLKVHS, encoded by the coding sequence ATGGAGAGAGAAAAAACACATTCCATTTTTTTCTCTCTTTCTCCACTTCTTTATTTAACTCTTTCGATTCTTTTTTTTCGATTTGTTTGGGTAATACCATACCCTCATCCAATGGCATTGTTAGTTGCGGGAGTTTTATCTTTTCTGCAAAGAAGAGATCGAAAACTCCTGTTTTTAAAATCCGCGTTTCGTAAAAATTTTCTCTCTGTACTACCGGCAATGGAGATTCTTTTTTTTGTAGGGATGCTCATTGCTTCTTGGGCGTATACAGGTGTATTACTTTTAATGATACAAACAGGAATTTTGTTTCTACAACCTGATTATTTTTTACCATCCTTAGCGATTGTTTCTGCCATAGCTGCTATGGTTTCTGGTTCTTCCTGGACAACGGCGGGTACTCTTGGTGTTGCTCTTATGGGTGTGGCAGAAGTCATTTCTTTTCCACAAGCAATGGCCGCTGGAGCTATTGTGAGCGGATGTTATTTTGGCGATAAACTTTCTCCTCTATCAGATACTACCAATTTGGCATCTAGTCTAACGCACGTTCCTATTTGGTCACACATAAAGCATATGCTTAAGACAACTTGTATCAGTTTTGGAGTGGCTATCTTTGGTTTTTATATTCTTAATCTTTTTGTATGGGATGCAAATCAAGTATATGATTCCACTTTGCAATCAAGTCGTATATTGCCTGATATAACAAACCAAATTTCTTGGTTCAAATTTATTCCTGTCATTTTGGTGTTTGGATCCGCATTATTTAAGTTACACATTAGAGTTTCGTTGGCACTGGGTATTGTGTCGGCCATTGCATTTAGTGTAATGGAATCCGGCTTCCATTTTGATATTGTTAGGACATTAGTGTTTGGATTTGAATCTCATTCAGAAAATGAAGTATTGGACCGGTTTTTAAGTGGAGGAGGGGTTGTTGCCATTTTGCCCACCGAAATTTTAATCCTCGCCGCTGTTTGGTTTGGTGCTGTCGTCGAAGGTTATGGATATTTAGCCGAAATTTTAATTCAAATTAAAAACTGGGCCAAAGATCGCTCGGATATTTTACTATCTACAATGGGGACAGCTTTTCTTTTAAATATGGTGACTGCGGACCAATATTTATCTTTAGTCATTCCTGCACGTGCCTTTCGTAGTCTTGCGGAAGAAAAAGGAATCCCAGAAAAGGATATCTCACGTTCTTTGGAAGATTCCGGAACCATAACTTCTCCACTCATTCCTTGGAATAGTTGCGGTGCATTTATGTCAACATCGCTTGGCGTTTCGGTGTTTTCATTTTTTCCGTTTGTTTTCTTTAACTTGTTTCATATCATTCTATCTGTAACACTCTTACTTGTTGTCAAAAAAAATCTAAAAGTTCATAGTTGA
- a CDS encoding RNA polymerase subunit sigma-70, which yields MLPKILDEKILPLIEKARVSNDPNIVKTDLPIWMVDRLAKKRKITEDESCEMVVTILEVFSKMWALSLNYHLTNVLGFFVTYAFNQYRNRFRKTEISETGELYLQLWNYDQPANAEFPAETWEDTNPVKAELEKLPTLTALVLSLQFDLPMKQNINQLLLWKLRETNHNVEIFFRELEEKRFRQRQLLARLSGMITRYTRKLYEVTDLNRRNWYLKQKKVWILRRARAYDRSFLSEREIAKLLGISRKAVRNHLSQGKHELRKAGKELLHYA from the coding sequence ATGTTACCAAAAATATTAGATGAAAAAATTTTACCATTAATCGAAAAAGCTCGTGTTTCTAACGATCCCAATATTGTAAAAACGGATTTACCTATCTGGATGGTGGATCGTTTGGCCAAAAAGAGAAAAATTACGGAAGATGAAAGTTGTGAAATGGTCGTCACCATTTTAGAAGTATTTTCAAAAATGTGGGCTCTTAGTTTAAACTATCATCTAACAAATGTTCTTGGTTTTTTTGTGACTTATGCTTTTAACCAATATAGGAATCGATTTCGTAAAACAGAGATTTCTGAGACAGGAGAACTATATCTGCAATTGTGGAACTACGACCAACCTGCCAATGCGGAATTTCCCGCAGAAACTTGGGAAGACACAAATCCGGTAAAAGCTGAATTGGAAAAACTTCCAACGTTAACTGCGCTCGTACTTTCTTTACAATTTGATTTACCAATGAAACAGAACATAAACCAACTCCTTCTTTGGAAGTTAAGAGAAACTAATCATAATGTGGAAATTTTCTTTCGAGAGTTAGAAGAGAAACGTTTTCGACAACGCCAATTATTAGCCCGGCTTTCGGGAATGATCACTCGTTATACCAGAAAACTTTACGAAGTGACTGATTTAAATCGCAGAAATTGGTATCTAAAACAAAAGAAAGTCTGGATTTTGAGACGGGCAAGAGCCTATGATCGAAGTTTTTTATCCGAACGTGAGATCGCAAAGTTATTGGGAATCTCCAGAAAGGCAGTTCGCAATCATCTGTCACAGGGAAAACATGAACTTCGAAAAGCCGGTAAAGAATTATTACACTATGCGTAA
- a CDS encoding STAS domain-containing protein, producing MKIKVTSKNDVHIIKIEGAIKAGNEFELSEKIEQYIKKGQVPKFIIDLKKVPFINSAGLGTFLNIYKHIDGLNGRLVFANLNSDIENLMEITKLSSVFEIYKTLEEAEDSFEY from the coding sequence ATGAAAATCAAAGTTACTAGTAAAAACGACGTGCACATCATTAAAATTGAAGGTGCCATCAAAGCCGGAAATGAGTTCGAACTATCTGAAAAGATTGAACAGTACATCAAAAAAGGCCAAGTCCCTAAATTTATCATCGATTTGAAAAAGGTTCCTTTTATCAACTCAGCTGGATTAGGGACATTTCTCAATATTTACAAACATATTGATGGCCTGAATGGTAGACTTGTATTTGCGAACTTAAATTCCGATATCGAGAACCTTATGGAAATCACGAAACTTTCTAGTGTTTTCGAGATCTATAAAACTCTGGAAGAGGCCGAAGACTCCTTCGAATATTAA
- a CDS encoding LIC_11026 family protein, which yields MNPILKVSLGVAKTKTFRWFLVLFLLYKSIFNVFTADLMVPRLFSHFTLGKMDGNFRCFSLFFGIEIEDFRLYPGFPFESNPLAEAGRIRLRYNLPLLFFGKIKISEIGLQNAKINLEERSGKWNFDSITKPTESLLQEPSLESKPPLTEINTYLPLQASVSINLDSIAFQLKRDTGNLHFFSVEDLSLQTELETNRFTKIPFDLSALNQLDHILLSLNTSKPIPLDLDSEELRWKQTIPLSLRFEWDRTVSPEMFLFTTDIGKDDLLLEVRGKPVQLGLRLLSDIHYDNQLDQLGINQFDLRVLGQSWVSLSGSVKDVSKDTPKVDIVVGKSIVQLTSLQKSINQLKGIVPEMKLSGELSLEGTGVSGDWKNANANLKLRTSQLNLKIGKAKAHSLPSAFLDISSQLNFADQSPLSAAKPFPYIKSLRISPSHIDYNGASLSLSGEYFESKGLDFKINVDKLQLGDYVSGLGGKLQTDLGLSGESFANLLVHNKAKIDGFRYQLDRSRSPASYLGLDLSVSLLFDRPFGLSEINISDLKLEQKTVTGNKALELDIKGNLLTGPNLVANIQPLGLHVYTPNLLLVLPLVLKEKISPIQNLLGNHPILKLNTRYSATGSTKKIYADLRAELPGLEIKDLRLTTDLSLVGADTNEININTFKMNAFGGILNLVINGKLHKTSKPKPLLGPYFGNLDLKFGLVSASQQYLAKGLSFHGDLGLNLSIRDYDINGEFHSKVPLLSYTNQKCPGENCKAYVLEEVTAKIPIQHNLARDNEDSLIVGDKSIFIKNYGRNNIPNLTIRQVLGTHPNIPNLPFEYVKRQKDGPGLSAFIEYKENYANIESLRSYSLDGLVLGKNIIFNLGNLDPRSMEFRGNFLIRDIDLKQLMAPKVRDKIDDGKLKADLNISLRDLSEPVANLDLFFSIFQIGRDFGKSALNVISPQNFLIDRITDSYSINKIDVSLSKGLVYADVYFNRSLLSLLINLEDGKISQQRMPLANFLKRAQSEIQTYQE from the coding sequence ATGAATCCAATCCTGAAGGTAAGTTTAGGAGTCGCCAAAACAAAAACCTTTCGCTGGTTTCTCGTTCTATTCCTACTCTACAAATCTATATTCAATGTTTTTACCGCTGACCTGATGGTCCCTAGACTTTTTTCCCATTTTACTTTGGGAAAAATGGACGGAAATTTTCGTTGTTTCTCTCTTTTTTTTGGAATTGAGATCGAAGATTTCCGGCTGTATCCAGGGTTTCCTTTTGAAAGTAATCCATTGGCAGAAGCGGGACGGATCCGACTACGTTACAACCTTCCTCTTTTGTTTTTTGGAAAAATTAAAATCTCAGAAATTGGCCTCCAGAATGCCAAAATCAATCTAGAAGAACGATCGGGGAAATGGAACTTTGATTCCATAACAAAACCTACTGAGTCTCTCCTGCAGGAGCCGTCATTAGAATCCAAACCACCATTAACGGAAATCAATACCTATCTTCCGTTACAGGCAAGTGTTTCTATCAATTTAGATTCAATAGCATTCCAACTAAAACGTGATACAGGCAATTTACATTTTTTTTCAGTAGAGGATCTTTCCTTACAAACGGAATTGGAGACCAATCGATTTACGAAAATCCCCTTTGATCTTTCTGCACTCAACCAGTTGGATCATATTCTATTATCTCTCAATACATCTAAACCAATTCCATTGGATTTAGATTCAGAAGAACTTAGATGGAAACAAACCATTCCACTTTCTTTAAGATTTGAATGGGATCGAACTGTTTCACCTGAAATGTTTTTGTTTACAACTGATATAGGAAAAGATGATCTTTTGCTCGAAGTTCGTGGTAAACCTGTTCAATTAGGATTGCGCCTGTTATCCGACATTCATTATGATAATCAATTAGACCAATTAGGTATTAACCAATTTGATCTTAGAGTATTGGGACAATCTTGGGTAAGTTTATCCGGCTCTGTCAAAGATGTATCGAAAGATACTCCTAAAGTAGATATTGTAGTTGGAAAATCGATTGTGCAGTTGACTTCTCTCCAGAAATCCATAAACCAACTGAAAGGTATCGTTCCTGAAATGAAGTTGTCTGGAGAACTCTCTTTGGAAGGAACAGGGGTTAGTGGGGATTGGAAAAATGCAAATGCAAATTTAAAATTAAGGACATCCCAGTTAAATTTAAAAATTGGAAAAGCAAAAGCACACTCTCTGCCATCCGCTTTTTTAGATATTAGTTCCCAATTGAATTTTGCAGACCAAAGCCCTTTATCAGCAGCAAAACCTTTTCCTTACATAAAATCTTTGAGGATTTCTCCCTCACATATTGATTATAACGGTGCTTCATTATCTTTATCTGGTGAATATTTTGAATCGAAAGGTTTGGATTTTAAAATAAATGTAGATAAATTACAGTTAGGTGATTATGTATCGGGCCTTGGTGGAAAACTTCAGACGGATCTTGGATTGAGTGGTGAGTCGTTTGCTAATCTACTCGTTCATAATAAAGCAAAAATTGATGGTTTTCGATACCAATTGGATCGATCTAGGTCTCCTGCTTCTTATCTAGGTTTAGATTTAAGTGTTTCCTTATTATTCGATCGTCCTTTTGGACTTTCAGAAATCAATATATCCGATTTAAAATTAGAACAAAAAACAGTTACTGGAAATAAGGCATTAGAGTTAGATATAAAAGGAAATTTGCTGACGGGGCCAAATTTAGTCGCAAATATACAGCCGTTAGGTTTACATGTTTATACTCCAAATTTACTACTTGTACTACCATTAGTATTAAAGGAAAAAATTTCTCCTATCCAGAACCTCCTTGGTAATCATCCAATTTTAAAGCTGAATACCCGTTATTCTGCAACAGGTTCTACAAAGAAAATTTATGCGGATTTGCGTGCTGAATTACCAGGTTTGGAAATCAAGGATCTAAGATTAACTACAGACCTTTCTTTAGTTGGTGCAGATACAAACGAAATTAATATCAACACTTTTAAAATGAATGCCTTCGGAGGCATTTTGAACTTGGTAATCAATGGAAAGTTACATAAAACTTCGAAACCAAAACCACTGTTAGGTCCTTATTTTGGAAATTTGGATTTAAAGTTTGGTCTGGTATCCGCAAGCCAACAGTATTTAGCGAAAGGTCTTAGTTTTCATGGTGATTTAGGGTTAAATTTATCCATTCGTGATTATGACATTAATGGAGAATTCCATTCCAAGGTTCCTTTATTATCCTATACCAACCAAAAGTGTCCTGGCGAAAATTGTAAGGCCTATGTATTAGAGGAAGTCACTGCAAAAATTCCGATCCAACATAATTTGGCGAGAGATAATGAAGATAGTTTAATCGTTGGTGATAAATCCATTTTCATTAAAAATTATGGTCGCAACAATATACCCAACCTAACCATTCGGCAAGTTCTCGGGACCCATCCAAACATTCCTAATTTACCATTTGAATATGTTAAAAGACAAAAAGATGGACCGGGACTTTCAGCGTTTATTGAATATAAAGAAAATTATGCAAACATAGAATCTTTGCGGTCCTATTCACTGGATGGTTTGGTTTTAGGAAAAAACATAATTTTTAATTTAGGAAATTTGGATCCTAGATCTATGGAATTTCGGGGAAACTTCTTAATTAGAGATATTGATTTAAAACAATTGATGGCTCCCAAAGTTCGAGATAAAATCGACGATGGAAAATTAAAAGCTGATCTTAATATATCTTTACGAGATTTGAGTGAGCCAGTTGCTAATTTGGATTTATTCTTTTCGATCTTCCAAATTGGCCGTGATTTTGGTAAAAGTGCTTTAAATGTTATTTCTCCTCAAAATTTCCTTATAGATCGCATAACAGATAGTTATTCAATCAATAAGATTGATGTATCTCTTTCTAAGGGATTGGTATATGCTGATGTATACTTCAATCGATCTTTGTTGTCTTTATTAATTAATCTTGAAGATGGTAAAATTTCTCAACAACGAATGCCGCTTGCAAACTTTTTGAAACGCGCGCAAAGCGAAATCCAAACATACCAAGAGTGA
- a CDS encoding DUF1318 domain-containing protein, which translates to MKRLVLFFLIVGCKSIVDLKVPPITITNAQTAAEKQMVGEDRELEKEGWLIASIQSSSNGRSYREKSASDDTDPEIKAHRIRLNYLLPEVKQYKLHGIVGETPSGFIKLNPLALSLPTYSQYEIPAKRKRVEDVIVYLNESRKAIWEKEVLNQKKKGKKEEELLKYKQSLVEEYYKSVLAGEYFETASGRWEKLQ; encoded by the coding sequence ATGAAACGTCTAGTTTTATTTTTTTTAATAGTGGGATGTAAATCCATCGTTGATTTAAAAGTTCCTCCCATCACCATTACCAATGCACAAACTGCGGCAGAAAAACAAATGGTAGGGGAAGATCGTGAGTTAGAGAAGGAAGGTTGGTTAATAGCTTCCATCCAATCATCATCGAACGGCAGATCCTATCGCGAAAAATCTGCAAGTGATGATACAGACCCAGAAATCAAAGCACATAGAATCCGTTTGAATTACTTGTTACCTGAAGTCAAACAATACAAACTGCACGGAATCGTTGGAGAAACTCCTTCCGGATTTATTAAATTAAATCCATTGGCATTGAGTTTACCCACTTATTCTCAATATGAAATTCCGGCAAAACGAAAACGTGTAGAAGATGTGATTGTTTATTTGAATGAATCAAGAAAGGCTATCTGGGAAAAAGAAGTTTTGAATCAAAAGAAAAAAGGTAAAAAAGAAGAAGAGTTACTCAAATACAAACAATCCTTAGTGGAAGAATATTATAAATCTGTATTGGCAGGTGAGTATTTTGAAACTGCTTCTGGCAGATGGGAGAAGTTACAATGA